A single region of the Streptomyces diastaticus subsp. diastaticus genome encodes:
- a CDS encoding LCP family protein → MARADRRTDGPGPAAGHREGGRGRSRRRHRDRPRRPLRTVLAVGLSLAVLVGAGVGWAFLRLNGNIDTFGADGLSDHRPSSAALGQNVLVIGSDSRSGENSSLGGGEGDVGRSDTAFLLHVYADGEHAVAVSIPRDTLVEIPACKLPDGTWTEPRDQAMFNAAFSVGDTPGGNPACTQNTVEKLTGLRVDHTVVVDFQGFAALTEAVGGVRICLPDDVYQRDLDPNRPTRGERVFRKGVQEVQGQAALDYVRLRYGVGDGSDIGRIKRQQAFVGALMKKVREDGLTPTRLLPLADAATRSLTVDPGLGSADRLISFAMSLKDVELDDIRFVTVPWRYEGARVAVVQPEADALWAALRADEPLDEPSGDQKKKGGGKAEPAEVDGTGIQVSVRNGTTVTGLAARAADALTAHGFTVTGTATDLDQGRTATVVHHGPGDREAAATAARLFPGAELAASPDPGIRVTVGQEYADAPEDDEAAEPSDAGRDSRSAADDICSDLSYG, encoded by the coding sequence ATGGCACGGGCGGACAGGCGGACGGACGGCCCCGGCCCGGCGGCCGGACACCGGGAAGGCGGGCGCGGGCGCTCCCGGCGACGGCACCGGGACCGGCCCCGCCGGCCGCTGCGGACCGTGCTCGCCGTCGGCCTGTCGCTGGCCGTGCTGGTGGGGGCGGGCGTCGGCTGGGCGTTTCTGCGGCTGAACGGCAACATCGACACGTTCGGTGCCGACGGACTCTCCGACCACCGCCCCTCCTCCGCCGCCCTCGGCCAGAACGTGCTGGTCATCGGCTCCGACTCGCGCTCGGGCGAGAACAGCTCGCTGGGCGGTGGCGAGGGGGACGTCGGCCGCTCCGACACCGCCTTCCTGCTCCACGTGTACGCCGACGGGGAGCACGCGGTGGCCGTCTCCATACCCCGGGACACGCTCGTGGAGATACCCGCCTGCAAACTCCCCGACGGCACCTGGACCGAGCCGCGCGACCAGGCCATGTTCAACGCCGCCTTCTCCGTGGGCGACACCCCCGGGGGCAACCCCGCCTGCACCCAGAACACCGTCGAGAAGCTGACCGGCCTCCGGGTCGACCACACCGTGGTCGTCGACTTCCAGGGGTTCGCCGCCCTCACCGAAGCGGTGGGCGGGGTGCGGATATGCCTGCCCGACGACGTCTACCAGCGCGATCTCGACCCCAACCGCCCCACCCGGGGCGAGCGCGTCTTCCGCAAAGGCGTGCAGGAGGTCCAGGGCCAGGCCGCGCTGGACTACGTGCGGCTGCGGTACGGCGTCGGCGACGGTTCCGACATCGGGCGGATCAAGCGGCAGCAGGCGTTCGTGGGCGCCCTGATGAAGAAGGTGCGCGAGGACGGGCTGACCCCCACCCGCCTGCTGCCGCTCGCCGACGCGGCGACCCGCTCCCTCACCGTCGACCCCGGCCTCGGCTCGGCCGACCGCCTCATCTCCTTCGCCATGTCGCTCAAGGACGTCGAACTGGACGACATCCGCTTCGTCACCGTCCCCTGGCGGTACGAGGGCGCACGCGTCGCCGTCGTCCAGCCCGAGGCCGACGCCCTGTGGGCCGCCCTGCGCGCCGACGAGCCCCTCGACGAGCCCTCCGGCGACCAGAAGAAGAAGGGCGGCGGCAAGGCGGAACCGGCCGAGGTCGACGGCACCGGCATCCAGGTCTCCGTCCGCAACGGCACCACCGTCACCGGCCTCGCCGCCCGCGCCGCCGACGCCCTCACCGCGCACGGCTTCACCGTCACCGGCACCGCCACCGACCTGGACCAGGGCCGCACCGCCACCGTCGTCCACCACGGCCCCGGCGACCGCGAGGCGGCCGCCACCGCCGCCCGCCTCTTCCCCGGCGCGGAACTCGCCGCCTCCCCGGATCCGGGCATCCGCGTCACCGTGGGCCAGGAGTACGCCGACGCCCCCGAGGACGACGAGGCGGCAGAGCCGTCGGACGCCGGCCGGGACTCCCGCTCCGCCGCCGACGACATCTGCTCCGACCTGAGCTACGGCTGA
- the tatA gene encoding Sec-independent protein translocase subunit TatA: MYANALKPWHLLIVALVVIVLFGSKRLPDAARGLGRSLRILKSEARALKEEDRGAGEPASASGEAGAGVAPAGSGPVADARAGEAAAGRGKGAEAERPGPPAA, encoded by the coding sequence GTGTACGCCAACGCCCTGAAGCCCTGGCATCTGCTGATCGTGGCCCTGGTGGTCATCGTGCTCTTCGGCTCGAAGAGGCTCCCTGACGCCGCACGCGGACTGGGGCGCTCCCTGCGCATCCTGAAGAGCGAGGCGCGGGCGCTGAAGGAGGAGGACCGGGGAGCCGGTGAGCCGGCCTCCGCCTCCGGTGAGGCGGGTGCCGGGGTCGCGCCGGCCGGAAGCGGCCCGGTCGCCGACGCTCGGGCCGGGGAGGCGGCGGCCGGCCGGGGCAAGGGTGCCGAGGCCGAGCGGCCCGGTCCGCCCGCCGCCTGA
- a CDS encoding phosphotransferase enzyme family protein, with the protein MREPEVHRAVVAAREVAASLGLPAEEAAVLHDSNKLTLRLLPADTLARVAPVADQVARFEVGLARRLTAAGCPVGTLDPRVAPDVHERDGFVVTLWTYYPPVAPGGVPPADLARALAVLHAGMRELDVPAPRFTERVARAQHLLADHDRTPALAPEDRALLQETLGATAEWITARGAPEQLLHGEPHPGNVLATARGPLFIDLETCCRGPVEFDLAHTPEAAGAHYPGADQELLRRCRLLVSAIVAVWRWDREDRFPDGTRLGREWLARVRDAAGRT; encoded by the coding sequence ATGCGTGAGCCCGAGGTCCACCGCGCGGTCGTCGCGGCCAGAGAGGTCGCCGCCTCGCTCGGTCTGCCCGCCGAGGAGGCGGCCGTGCTGCACGACTCCAACAAGCTCACCCTGCGGCTGCTGCCCGCCGACACCCTGGCCCGGGTGGCTCCCGTGGCCGACCAGGTCGCGCGGTTCGAGGTCGGACTCGCCCGGCGGCTCACCGCGGCGGGCTGCCCGGTCGGCACGCTCGACCCCCGGGTGGCGCCGGACGTCCACGAGCGGGACGGCTTCGTCGTCACCCTGTGGACCTACTACCCGCCGGTGGCGCCGGGCGGCGTCCCGCCCGCCGACCTCGCCCGGGCACTGGCCGTGCTGCACGCCGGGATGCGGGAACTGGACGTACCGGCGCCCCGGTTCACCGAGCGGGTCGCGCGGGCGCAGCACCTCCTGGCCGACCACGACCGCACCCCCGCCCTCGCCCCGGAGGACCGGGCGCTGCTCCAGGAGACCCTGGGCGCCACGGCGGAGTGGATCACCGCGCGCGGCGCCCCCGAGCAGTTGCTGCACGGCGAGCCGCACCCGGGCAACGTGCTCGCCACCGCGCGGGGCCCGCTCTTCATCGACCTGGAGACCTGCTGCCGGGGCCCGGTCGAGTTCGACCTGGCGCACACGCCCGAGGCGGCCGGAGCCCACTACCCGGGCGCCGACCAGGAGTTGCTGCGCCGGTGCCGGCTCCTCGTGTCGGCGATCGTCGCGGTGTGGCGCTGGGACCGGGAGGACCGGTTCCCCGACGGCACGCGGCTGGGCCGGGAGTGGCTCGCCCGGGTCCGGGACGCCGCGGGGCGGACGTGA
- the hutU gene encoding urocanate hydratase yields MSSVPPESPESAEPPATVPPVRAARGTGLSCLGWQQEGALRMLMNNLDPEVAEHPEELVVYGGTGKAARTWEAYHAIVRTLRTLKDDETLLVQSGKPVGVLRTSEWAPRVLIANSHLVGDWANWEEFRSLEKRGLIMYGQMTAGSWIYIGSQGILQGTFETFGAVARKRFGGSLAGTITLTAGLGGMGGAQPLAVTMNDGVALCVEADATRIARRIERRYLDVAADDLDHALRLATEARDARRPLSIGLEGNAAEVFPELLRRGAPVDIVTDQTSAHDPLAYLPVGVTVDAWRALAAADPAAFTERARASMARHVEAMVGFQDAGAEVFDYGNSIRDEARKGGYERAFAFPGFVPAYIRPLFEEGRGPFRWAALSGDPKDIEATDRALVELFPDNTHLHRWLKMAGERVTYEGLPARICWLGYGERHRAGLRFNEMVASGELSAPIVLGRDHLDSGSVASPYRETEAMLDGSDAIADWPLLNALVNTASGATWVSLHHGGGVGMGRSVHAGQVCVADGTALAAAKLERVLTNDPAMGVLRHTDAGYPHASEVARERGVRVPMNEG; encoded by the coding sequence GTGAGCAGCGTTCCCCCGGAGTCCCCCGAGTCCGCCGAGCCCCCCGCCACCGTCCCGCCCGTCCGCGCCGCGCGCGGCACCGGGCTGAGCTGCCTCGGCTGGCAGCAGGAGGGCGCGCTGCGGATGCTGATGAACAACCTCGACCCGGAGGTGGCCGAGCACCCCGAGGAACTGGTCGTCTACGGCGGCACCGGCAAGGCGGCCCGCACCTGGGAGGCGTACCACGCGATCGTGCGCACCCTGCGCACGCTGAAGGACGACGAGACGCTCCTCGTGCAGTCCGGCAAGCCCGTCGGGGTGCTGCGTACCAGCGAGTGGGCGCCGCGCGTGCTCATCGCCAACTCCCACCTGGTCGGCGACTGGGCCAACTGGGAGGAGTTCCGCTCCCTGGAGAAGCGCGGGCTCATCATGTACGGCCAGATGACGGCCGGTTCGTGGATCTACATCGGCAGCCAGGGCATCCTCCAGGGCACCTTCGAGACCTTCGGCGCCGTCGCCCGCAAGCGGTTCGGCGGCAGCCTCGCCGGGACGATCACGCTCACCGCCGGGCTCGGCGGGATGGGCGGCGCCCAGCCGCTCGCCGTCACCATGAACGACGGCGTCGCCCTCTGCGTCGAGGCCGACGCGACCCGCATCGCCCGCCGCATCGAGCGCCGCTACCTGGACGTGGCCGCCGACGACCTCGATCACGCCCTGCGCCTGGCCACCGAGGCCCGCGACGCCCGCCGCCCGCTCTCCATCGGCCTGGAGGGCAACGCCGCCGAGGTCTTCCCCGAACTGCTGCGCCGGGGTGCCCCGGTCGACATCGTCACCGACCAGACCTCGGCCCACGATCCGCTGGCCTACCTGCCCGTCGGCGTCACGGTCGACGCGTGGCGCGCGCTGGCCGCCGCCGACCCGGCCGCCTTCACCGAGCGGGCCCGCGCCTCCATGGCCCGGCACGTGGAGGCGATGGTCGGCTTCCAGGACGCGGGCGCCGAGGTCTTCGACTACGGCAACTCGATCCGCGACGAGGCCCGCAAGGGCGGTTACGAGCGGGCCTTCGCCTTCCCCGGCTTCGTCCCCGCCTACATCCGGCCGCTGTTCGAGGAGGGGCGCGGACCGTTCCGCTGGGCGGCGCTCTCCGGCGACCCGAAGGACATCGAGGCGACCGACCGCGCGCTGGTCGAACTCTTCCCCGACAACACCCACCTGCACCGCTGGCTCAAGATGGCCGGCGAACGCGTCACCTACGAGGGCCTGCCCGCGCGCATCTGCTGGCTGGGCTACGGCGAACGCCACCGCGCGGGGCTCCGCTTCAACGAGATGGTCGCCTCCGGCGAACTCTCCGCCCCGATCGTGCTGGGCCGCGACCACCTCGACTCCGGCTCGGTCGCCTCCCCCTACCGCGAGACCGAGGCCATGCTCGACGGCTCCGACGCCATCGCCGACTGGCCGCTGCTCAACGCCCTGGTCAACACCGCCTCCGGCGCCACCTGGGTCTCCCTGCACCACGGCGGCGGCGTCGGCATGGGCCGCTCGGTCCACGCCGGTCAGGTCTGCGTCGCCGACGGCACCGCGCTGGCCGCCGCCAAGCTGGAACGCGTCCTCACCAACGACCCCGCCATGGGCGTCCTGCGCCACACCGACGCGGGCTACCCGCACGCGAGCGAGGTGGCGCGGGAGCGCGGCGTGCGGGTGCCGATGAACGAGGGGTGA
- a CDS encoding SpoIIE family protein phosphatase, which yields MSDSDRLLRRYQALLGAVPQTVWVLSPDGVVTTLVDGGVQEKLWHPAGGGSWTDAIHPKDRDWFEREWRRGARLRTPVDAIVRLRVEGDPSRHRHVRVVAAPVQEPGGRLEWVGSVADAEEHWRTRTREKLLARMAPVPAARDLSEAFMTTAAAVVPELADAVAIFLVPHEKETDFWSTGSASAASSIERVDLAPGLPSLAPLEPDFLLGPVARRAMREQRARLLTFPSGRPPETGISPASSRWLREAGATSVALLPVVVAGRTVALATTATCRGNPPADEGDLGLLQDVFQQMSGPLRRTMELQSARDTALTLQQSFLAAPPLVDGLVSTALYHPADSDAEVGGDWYDAVKLSDGALALTIGDIAGHDVDAATTMGRVNSMLRALAYDSGPAVSPALTLDRLDRVVQALDSPSMITAVHAILRRETEHLWRVTLSNAGHPPPLLIPAGQPARYLHNPAGADPPLCVADGLPRSDQETELREGDVMVFYTDGLVETPGTDIGHNLRRLRERTDELAGRGASLPALVRGLLPPVQNRLDDIAVIALQARADR from the coding sequence GTGTCCGACAGTGACCGGCTCCTCAGGCGGTACCAGGCGCTGCTGGGCGCCGTGCCGCAGACGGTCTGGGTGCTGTCGCCCGACGGCGTCGTCACCACGCTGGTCGACGGCGGGGTGCAGGAGAAGCTGTGGCACCCGGCCGGCGGCGGCTCGTGGACCGACGCGATCCACCCCAAGGACCGGGACTGGTTCGAGCGCGAGTGGCGCAGGGGCGCCCGGCTGCGTACGCCCGTGGACGCCATCGTGCGGCTGCGGGTGGAGGGCGACCCCTCCCGCCACCGGCACGTACGCGTCGTCGCCGCACCCGTGCAGGAGCCCGGCGGGCGACTGGAATGGGTCGGCAGCGTCGCCGACGCGGAGGAGCACTGGCGCACCCGGACGCGGGAGAAGCTGCTGGCCCGCATGGCCCCGGTGCCGGCCGCCCGTGACCTCAGCGAGGCCTTCATGACGACCGCGGCGGCCGTCGTCCCCGAACTCGCCGACGCGGTCGCCATCTTCCTCGTCCCGCACGAGAAGGAGACCGACTTCTGGAGTACGGGCAGCGCCTCGGCGGCGTCCTCGATCGAGCGCGTCGACCTCGCCCCCGGCCTGCCCTCCCTGGCCCCCCTGGAGCCGGACTTCCTGCTGGGGCCGGTCGCGCGACGGGCGATGCGCGAGCAGCGGGCACGGCTGCTGACCTTCCCTTCGGGGCGGCCCCCCGAGACGGGCATCTCACCCGCCTCCAGCCGGTGGCTGCGGGAGGCCGGGGCGACGAGTGTGGCCCTGCTGCCCGTCGTGGTGGCCGGGCGGACGGTCGCGCTGGCCACCACGGCGACCTGCCGGGGCAACCCGCCCGCGGACGAGGGCGATCTCGGGCTGTTGCAGGACGTTTTCCAGCAGATGAGCGGGCCCCTGCGGCGGACGATGGAGTTGCAGAGCGCCCGTGACACGGCCCTCACGCTCCAGCAGTCCTTCCTCGCCGCCCCGCCGCTCGTCGACGGCCTCGTCAGCACGGCGCTCTACCACCCGGCCGACTCGGACGCGGAGGTCGGCGGGGACTGGTACGACGCCGTCAAGCTCTCGGACGGCGCACTCGCCCTGACCATCGGCGACATCGCGGGCCACGACGTGGACGCGGCCACCACCATGGGGCGCGTCAACAGCATGTTGCGCGCCCTCGCCTACGACAGCGGCCCGGCCGTCAGCCCCGCCCTCACCCTGGACCGCCTCGACCGGGTCGTGCAGGCGCTCGACAGTCCGTCGATGATCACGGCGGTCCACGCGATCCTGCGCCGGGAGACGGAGCACCTCTGGCGCGTCACCCTGTCCAACGCCGGCCACCCCCCGCCCCTGCTGATCCCCGCCGGGCAGCCGGCCCGGTACCTGCACAACCCGGCGGGCGCGGACCCGCCGCTCTGCGTCGCCGACGGCCTTCCCCGCTCCGACCAGGAGACGGAGCTGCGGGAGGGCGACGTCATGGTGTTCTACACCGACGGGCTGGTGGAGACCCCGGGCACCGACATCGGTCACAACCTCCGGCGCCTGCGCGAACGGACCGACGAACTGGCCGGCCGGGGGGCCTCCCTGCCCGCCCTGGTCCGCGGACTGCTGCCGCCGGTGCAGAATCGCCTGGACGACATCGCCGTCATCGCGCTGCAAGCACGGGCGGACCGGTGA
- a CDS encoding SAM-dependent methyltransferase, whose product MNAPQPRPSGLATSRAHSARVYDYILGGKDHYPPDVEAGDAMCRHWPALPVHMLENRRFMHRAARHLAEDHGIRQFLDVGTGLPTSPNLHEVVQEVAPESHVVYVDNDPIVLAHARALLRSAPEGATAYVDADMHDPDAILGSPEFRELIDLDRPVGLLVIGILHFILPPDDRRLIQRLLDPLPSGSYLAMTIGTADFAPEEVNRVAQEYRQQGMPMELRDLATATSFFDGMDLLEPGVTQVHEWRPGPEQEGIEGRDIAMYGAVARKR is encoded by the coding sequence ATGAACGCCCCGCAGCCACGCCCGAGCGGTCTCGCGACCTCACGAGCCCACTCCGCCCGCGTCTACGACTACATCCTGGGCGGCAAGGACCACTACCCGCCGGACGTCGAGGCGGGGGACGCGATGTGCCGTCACTGGCCCGCCCTCCCCGTCCACATGCTGGAGAACCGGCGCTTCATGCACCGCGCGGCCCGCCACCTCGCCGAGGACCACGGCATACGCCAGTTCCTCGACGTCGGGACCGGCCTGCCGACCTCTCCCAACCTGCACGAGGTGGTGCAGGAGGTCGCCCCCGAGTCGCACGTCGTCTACGTCGACAACGACCCCATCGTCCTGGCCCACGCCCGCGCGCTGCTGCGCAGCGCACCCGAGGGCGCCACCGCCTACGTGGACGCCGACATGCACGACCCCGACGCGATCCTGGGCAGCCCCGAGTTCCGCGAACTCATCGACCTGGACCGGCCGGTCGGCCTGCTGGTCATCGGCATCCTGCACTTCATCCTGCCCCCGGACGACCGGCGCCTGATCCAGCGGCTGCTGGACCCGCTGCCCTCCGGCAGCTACCTGGCGATGACCATCGGCACCGCCGACTTCGCCCCCGAGGAGGTCAACCGGGTCGCCCAGGAGTACCGGCAGCAGGGCATGCCCATGGAACTCCGCGACCTCGCCACCGCCACCTCGTTCTTCGACGGCATGGACCTGCTGGAACCAGGAGTCACCCAGGTCCACGAGTGGCGCCCCGGGCCCGAGCAGGAAGGCATCGAGGGCCGCGACATCGCCATGTACGGGGCGGTCGCCAGGAAGCGCTGA
- a CDS encoding IclR family transcriptional regulator, which produces MGRALDILLHLAGRTGPVRAATLARELGMPRSSAYHILTVLAERGFVTYLPGERAYGLGVAAFEIGSAYLRHEPLERLAQPVVRRLAGRLGQTVHLGVVYGAETVYLLKERPPRGRAADTALVTDIGVRLPAHLTASGRAILAHLPEAQVRALYPRPGDLITRTGRGPRSLAELLGLLAADRRRGWSEETELVSEGLRSLGAAVFDHHGHPVAALSTTWRRHYAPHGTDGVRDALARAAARLTSAVSGRAPGG; this is translated from the coding sequence GTGGGGCGCGCACTCGACATCCTGCTGCACCTCGCCGGGCGGACCGGGCCGGTGCGGGCGGCCACGCTCGCACGGGAACTGGGGATGCCGAGGTCGTCGGCGTACCACATCCTCACGGTGCTGGCGGAGCGCGGGTTCGTGACCTACCTGCCCGGGGAGCGGGCGTACGGGCTCGGGGTGGCGGCGTTCGAGATCGGGTCGGCCTACCTGCGGCACGAGCCGCTGGAGCGGCTGGCCCAGCCGGTGGTGCGGCGGCTCGCGGGACGGCTCGGGCAGACCGTGCACCTCGGGGTGGTCTACGGCGCCGAGACCGTCTACCTGCTGAAGGAACGCCCGCCGCGCGGACGCGCGGCCGACACCGCCCTCGTCACCGACATCGGCGTCCGGCTGCCCGCGCACCTGACCGCCAGCGGCCGGGCGATCCTCGCCCACCTCCCCGAGGCGCAGGTCCGCGCCCTGTATCCGCGCCCCGGGGACCTGATCACCCGCACCGGCCGGGGTCCGCGCTCGCTCGCCGAGCTCCTCGGCCTGCTCGCCGCCGACCGGCGGCGCGGCTGGTCCGAGGAGACCGAGCTGGTCTCGGAGGGGCTGCGCTCCCTCGGCGCGGCCGTCTTCGACCACCACGGCCATCCGGTCGCCGCCCTCTCCACCACCTGGCGGCGCCACTACGCCCCGCACGGCACCGACGGCGTGCGGGACGCCCTGGCGCGGGCGGCGGCCCGGCTGACTTCGGCGGTGTCGGGGCGGGCGCCGGGCGGCTGA
- a CDS encoding ABC transporter substrate-binding protein: MSGPRRAPRALAATAALLLPLTACGAADGGRTGAKGGQDAQGGEGFPYTVTNCGVKTTFEKAPERAVTMNQHVTEVMLALGLEDRMAGTAFLDDEILPEYRAAYDRIEVVADAYPSYEKLIAASPDFVYGGYASAFDKGAGRERAALAEDGVPTRLNVEGCTDGPVGVKELRKELREVARTFGVPQRAEKLIAEQEEQLAATAERLKGAEKPAVFVFDSGDSSAFTAGGHGIGNDLISRAGGRNVFADLDKSFGDVSWEKVVERKPEVVVIYDYGGTPVAAKKKQLLNDPALKDVPAIKNERFAVLPLSSAVLGPRVPDAVDELADQLHPDRAAE; encoded by the coding sequence ATGTCCGGACCCCGTCGCGCCCCGCGCGCGCTCGCCGCCACGGCGGCCCTCCTCCTCCCGCTCACCGCCTGCGGCGCCGCCGACGGCGGCCGGACCGGGGCGAAGGGCGGCCAGGACGCCCAAGGCGGCGAGGGCTTCCCGTACACCGTCACCAACTGCGGGGTGAAGACCACCTTCGAGAAGGCGCCCGAGCGGGCCGTGACGATGAATCAGCACGTCACCGAGGTCATGCTCGCCCTCGGCTTGGAGGACCGGATGGCGGGCACCGCCTTCCTGGACGACGAGATCCTCCCCGAGTACCGCGCGGCCTACGACCGGATCGAGGTCGTCGCCGACGCGTACCCCTCCTACGAGAAGCTGATCGCCGCCTCACCCGACTTCGTCTACGGCGGCTACGCCAGCGCCTTCGACAAGGGCGCGGGGCGCGAGCGCGCCGCCCTGGCCGAGGACGGTGTCCCCACCCGCCTCAACGTCGAGGGCTGCACCGACGGACCCGTGGGCGTCAAGGAGCTGCGCAAGGAACTGCGCGAGGTGGCCCGGACGTTCGGCGTGCCCCAGCGCGCCGAGAAGCTGATAGCCGAGCAGGAGGAGCAGCTCGCGGCCACCGCCGAACGCCTCAAGGGCGCCGAGAAGCCCGCCGTCTTCGTCTTCGACAGCGGCGACAGCTCGGCCTTCACGGCCGGCGGCCACGGCATCGGCAACGACCTCATCAGCCGGGCCGGCGGCCGCAACGTCTTCGCCGACCTCGACAAGTCCTTCGGCGACGTCTCCTGGGAGAAGGTCGTCGAGCGCAAGCCCGAGGTCGTCGTCATCTACGACTACGGCGGCACCCCCGTCGCCGCCAAGAAGAAGCAGCTCCTGAACGACCCGGCGCTCAAGGACGTGCCCGCGATCAAGAACGAGCGGTTCGCCGTCCTGCCGCTCTCCTCCGCCGTACTCGGCCCGCGCGTCCCCGACGCCGTGGACGAGCTGGCGGACCAGCTCCACCCCGACCGCGCCGCCGAGTAG
- a CDS encoding FecCD family ABC transporter permease — translation MVTAPAGTPAAAEPRRRALSYPAVLALLAGLLLAAGLAGLALGSVRVPPGEVLAALTGSEPTPLAPVIRNVRLPRVLLAVVVGAGLAVAGTVLQALVRNPLADPFLLGASSGASTGAVLVIVAGIGTGLLGTVALPVAAFAGSMGALVAVYAMARRGGTMTTGRLILAGVAVQYILSALTSLALVLSSQAEHARAILFWTLGGLGGARWDSLFLPAAVLVAGTGLLLALSRPLDLLLAGEEGATVLGLDTHRFRAAAFVLASLVVGVLVAVSGAIGFIGLMVPHAARLLVGAGHRRLLPVTALGGALFLVVADLVARTVAAPEEIPVGVVTALTGGPFFLWLLRRSSRGEGVVG, via the coding sequence GTGGTGACCGCCCCCGCGGGCACCCCGGCGGCGGCCGAGCCCCGCCGCCGGGCCCTGTCGTACCCCGCCGTCCTCGCCCTGCTCGCCGGTCTGCTGCTGGCCGCCGGCCTCGCCGGGCTCGCCCTCGGCTCCGTCCGCGTCCCGCCCGGCGAGGTGCTGGCCGCGCTCACCGGGAGCGAGCCGACGCCGCTCGCGCCGGTCATCCGGAACGTGCGGCTGCCGCGCGTGCTGCTCGCCGTCGTCGTCGGCGCGGGCCTCGCCGTCGCCGGTACGGTCCTCCAGGCGCTGGTCCGCAACCCGCTGGCCGACCCGTTCCTGCTCGGCGCCTCCTCGGGGGCCTCCACGGGGGCGGTACTGGTCATCGTCGCGGGTATCGGCACCGGACTGCTCGGCACCGTCGCCCTGCCCGTCGCCGCCTTCGCCGGCTCGATGGGCGCGCTGGTCGCCGTCTACGCGATGGCCCGGCGCGGCGGCACCATGACGACCGGCCGGCTGATCCTCGCCGGGGTCGCGGTGCAGTACATCCTCTCCGCGCTGACCAGCCTCGCCCTGGTGCTCTCCAGCCAGGCCGAGCACGCCCGGGCCATTCTCTTCTGGACCCTCGGCGGTCTCGGCGGCGCCCGCTGGGACAGCCTGTTCCTCCCGGCCGCCGTCCTGGTCGCGGGCACCGGCCTGCTGCTCGCCCTGTCCCGGCCGCTCGACCTGCTCCTCGCCGGGGAGGAGGGCGCCACCGTCCTCGGCCTGGACACCCACCGGTTCCGCGCCGCCGCCTTCGTCCTCGCCTCCCTGGTGGTCGGCGTGCTGGTCGCGGTGAGCGGCGCGATCGGCTTCATCGGCCTGATGGTGCCGCACGCCGCCCGGCTGCTGGTCGGTGCCGGGCACCGCCGGCTGCTGCCGGTCACCGCGCTCGGCGGCGCCCTCTTCCTGGTCGTCGCCGATCTGGTCGCCCGTACCGTCGCCGCGCCCGAGGAGATCCCCGTCGGCGTGGTCACCGCGCTCACCGGCGGGCCGTTCTTCCTCTGGCTGCTGCGCCGGTCCTCCCGCGGAGAAGGAGTCGTCGGATGA
- a CDS encoding ABC transporter ATP-binding protein → MSHRTAPAPADPGFGAAAPGSLRAEGLGYRLPPPGRGRSGAVLLDGVDLAVAPGETVGVVGPNGSGKTTLLRCVYGTLAATSGRLLLDGQDAAGLSAKERARLVAAVPQDATGAFGLTVRETVAMGHSPHKRFWEGDTAEDAARARAALERVGAAHLADRRLDELSGGERQRALIARALVQRPRILALDEPTNHLDIRYQLDILHLARTLPPTVLVVLHDLNLAAAYCDRIHVLAAGRVVAAGTPADVLTEDLLHEVYGVHTRITPHPVTGRPNVVYVPE, encoded by the coding sequence ATGAGCCACCGCACCGCCCCCGCCCCGGCCGACCCGGGCTTCGGCGCCGCCGCGCCCGGCTCGCTGCGCGCCGAGGGGCTCGGCTACCGCCTGCCGCCGCCCGGCCGGGGCCGCTCGGGCGCCGTCCTCCTCGACGGTGTCGACCTGGCGGTGGCGCCGGGCGAGACGGTCGGCGTGGTGGGTCCCAACGGCAGCGGCAAGACCACGCTGCTGCGCTGCGTCTACGGCACCCTCGCCGCCACCTCGGGCCGGTTGCTCCTGGACGGGCAGGACGCGGCCGGGCTCAGCGCCAAGGAGCGCGCCCGCCTGGTCGCCGCCGTGCCGCAGGACGCCACCGGCGCCTTCGGCCTCACCGTCCGCGAGACCGTCGCCATGGGGCACAGCCCGCACAAACGGTTCTGGGAGGGCGACACCGCCGAGGACGCCGCCCGGGCCCGGGCCGCCCTGGAGCGCGTCGGCGCCGCCCACCTCGCCGACCGCCGCCTCGACGAACTCTCCGGCGGCGAACGCCAGCGCGCCCTGATCGCCCGCGCCCTGGTCCAGCGCCCCCGCATCCTCGCCCTGGACGAGCCCACCAACCACCTGGACATCCGCTACCAGCTGGACATCCTCCACCTGGCCCGTACCCTCCCCCCGACCGTCCTCGTCGTCCTCCACGACCTCAACCTGGCCGCCGCCTACTGCGACCGCATCCACGTCCTCGCCGCCGGCCGCGTCGTCGCGGCCGGCACCCCCGCCGACGTCCTGACCGAGGACCTCCTCCACGAGGTCTACGGCGTCCACACCCGCATCACCCCGCACCCGGTGACGGGCAGGCCGAACGTCGTGTACGTACCGGAGTAG